In the genome of Oscarella lobularis chromosome 1, ooOscLobu1.1, whole genome shotgun sequence, one region contains:
- the LOC136187573 gene encoding GDP-Man:Man(3)GlcNAc(2)-PP-Dol alpha-1,2-mannosyltransferase-like: MLLYVAIAFVSGLLLTAALYVWFTRRGARTLANFKNAHSSSFSSSFSSSSSTPKRIVVVGLFHPYCNAGGGGERVLWATIRALQNRYAFVTCVVYTGDVDAPSDVVVDRAEKRFNIKIPDPDRIHFEYLHKRKWVEARTWPYFTLIGQSLGSILLGVEALWRLFPDVYIDTMGYAFTLPLFKWIAGCRVGCYVHYPTISTDMLEKVKSRRDDFNNPSIVSRSRLLTWFKLIYYRLFARVYGFVGSRANVVLVNSTWTKNHVDSLWKIPHRIFIVYPPCNTKDFATHGLVADDNNNSHRTIISIAQFRPEKNHRLQIEAFQRFARSLPSGKQGSVKLLLVGSCRNKEDADRVDDLRQFADELGVAADVQFKLNVPFTELKSLLVKATIGLHTMRDEHFGIGIVECMAAGAVVLAHDSGGPKSDIVVDWHGKTTGCLASTVDGYAGMMKMILLDWDGKERLRVREAARASVITRFSDESFDTSFIRRTERLFAW, from the coding sequence ATGCTCTTGTACGTTGCCATTGCATTTGTCTCCGGCCTTCTTCTGACAGCGGCTCTATACGTCTGGTTCACGCGTCGAGGCGCGAGGACGCTCGCCAACTTCAAAAACGCCCACTCTTCCTcattctcctcctccttctcctcgtcgtcttcaaccCCAAAGCGAATAGTCGTTGTCGGTCTCTTTCATCCGTACTGCAAtgcaggcggcggcggcgaacgcgTTCTCTGGGCGACGATACGGGCCCTGCAGAATCGCTACGCTTTCGTCACGTGCGTCGTCTACacgggcgacgtcgacgcgccgtcggacgtcgtcgtcgatcgcgccgaAAAACGATTTAATATCAAAATTCCCGATCCCGATCGTATTCACTTCGAATATCTCCATAAAAGGAAGTGGGTGGAGGCGCGCACGTGGCCCTACTTCACGCTCATTGGCCAGAGTCTCGGATCAATTTTGCTCGGCGTCGAGGCTCTCTGGCGCCTATTCCCGGACGTCTACATCGATACAATGGGCTACGCGTTCACGTTGCCCCTTTTTAAATGGATCGCAGGCTGTCGCGTCGGCTGCTACGTTCACTATCCCACCATTAGTACGGACATGCTCGAAAAGGTGAAATCacgtcgagacgatttcaACAATCCGTCCATCGTCTCCAGGAGTCGTCTCTTGACCTGGTTCAAACTCATCTACTATCGACTCTTTGCGCGCGTCTACGGTTTTGTTGGCTCGCGAGCcaacgtcgttctcgtcaattcGACGTGGACGAAGAATCACGTTGATTCGCTGTGGAAGATACCGCATCGCATCTTCATCGTCTATCCGCCGTGCAATACGAAGGATTTCGCGACGCAcggtctcgtcgccgacgacaacaacaacagtCATCGCACGATCATCTCGATCGCCCAGTTTCGACCGGAGAAAAATCATCGACTGCAAATTGAAGCATTTCAGCGTTTCGCTCGCTCGCTGCCCAGCGGCAAGCAGGGCAGCGTCAaacttcttctcgtcggcaGCTGTCGGAATAAGGAAGACGCCGATCGGGTCGACGATTTGCGTCAGTTTGCCGATGagctcggcgtcgccgccgacgttcaATTCAAATTGAACGTTCCGTTCACCGAACTCAAGTCGTTGCTCGTCAAGGCGACGATCGGTTTGCACACGATGCGCGACGAACATTTTGGTATTGGAATCGTCGAGTGTATGGCGGCGGGTGCCGTCGTTTTGGCGCACGATTCCGGCGGGCCGAAATCGGATATTGTCGTCGATTGGCACGGGAAAACGACCGGATGTTTGGCGTCTACTGTCGATGGGTATGCTGGTATGATGAAAATGATTCTTTTGGATTGGGACGGTAAGGAACGGCTGCGGGTGCGCGAGGCTGCTCGTGCGTCGGTTATTACTCGATTTTCTGACGAGTCGTTTGATACTAGTTTTATTCGGCGGACAGAGAGGCTTTTTGCTtggtaa
- the LOC136185710 gene encoding uncharacterized protein: MSADDLVKLQTKIHTEKLAIAKRSIEESDELTRFRTQITRGKMERLSKTLEESEQKIKLLSAHPPGIRSEWDSVVGPLMNEITNHLVLSLNLCHCLMEKSLIYEMEWEDIECQPTSRDKVHTLIWKYLSKRGPGSLEAFCNALEALMPPNTYLSRLIREKRENLMSSFVTQTDEDLCSASRTSASSNSEGSSVSVKSSHSAESSHSVEPFELRSPKSGSSQLYRKIKGLFGSSKSGSSVSAEQSEPKPFYDAVLSCNVSDLCGDHGEWQLMLHEDALKIRPLNGVTIGILGQHNCGKTWVMSQLAKYDLPSQGMTSRTEGLSFKWISATDGNSGAAKNALTYYHVLIDTGGLNHIGDKDKDKMELNGDFMMSMTLLLSEVIIIAMNEMSFEDQLFLDYVLDRWSSLCREGHLKCKEIFVIHNFRCTKNAKERDALFEKSTTVVYEGGHFLDNGINYFRREERSSIGLRHVCLMLNEGDGRNYNDEVFTVLRKWITHPKPPYSSPRTSLRQVAELIGHHATAFLSNMRFLSNVKKIETNISEEGIRYRPIKEVPDKPVVVAKFHGHIPDRFYGGVGGFKASAPSLVATYKTKCGTSCKLVLLELPGNLEPINFRVCRKVHHPTSPGCCAIEVSGEKKEPEILDIIKANLADDENAFLPADNTYNNIADGAPHANACLYGTFRQYFHFSLTFRALNPKVIIGKNGLVILLFKSELESSDDSSD; the protein is encoded by the exons ATGAGTGCAGACGATCTTGTTAAACTTCAAACAAAGATTCACACTGAAAAGCTAGCAATAGCGAAAAGATCCATCGAAGAAAGTGATGAATTGACGCGTTTTCGGACTCAG ATTACGAGAGGAAAAATGGAACGTCTTTCGAAGACACTCGAAGAA TCTGAGCAGAAGATCAAGCTTTTGTCTGCCCACCCACCTGGGATCCGTAGCGAATGGGATTCCGTAGTTGGTCCACTTATGAATGAAATAACGAATCATCTTGTCTTGTCGCTGAATCTTTGTCATTGCTTGATGGAGAAGTCTCTGATTTATGAAATGGAGTGGGAGGATATTGAATGTCAGCCAACTTCTCGAGACAAAGTGCACACTTTGATTTGGAAGTATCTCTCGAAGAGAGGTCCAGGATCGTTGGAAGCGTTCTGCAATGCTTTGGAAGCTCTGATGCCGCCGAATACGTACCTTTCTCGTCTGATACGAGAAAAGCGCGAAAATCTGATGTCGTCTTTCGTCACTCAAACTGACGAAGATCTCTGTAGCGCTTCACGCACATCTGCCTCTTCTAATAGCGAG GGTTCATCCGTCTCAGTGAAGTCATCCCACTCTGCGGAGTCATCCCACTCTGTGGAGCCATTTGAGTTGAGGTCACCCAAATCAGGGTCATCCCAATTGTATAG GAAGATAAAGGGACTATTTGGTTCATCCAAATCAGGGTCTTCCGTTTCAGCAGAGCAATCTGAACCAAAGCCATTCTATGACGCTGTTCTTTCTTGCAACGTTAGTGATCTTTGTGGAGATCACGGGGAGTGGCAACTGATGCTACATGAAGATGCTCTCAAAATTAGACCGCTAAACGGGGTAACAATCGGGATCTTAGGCCAGCATAACTGTGGGAAGACGTGGGTCATGAGTCAACTAGCCAAATACGATTTACCTAGTCAAGGCATGACGTCCAGAACAGAAGGCCTCAGCTTCAAGTGGATCTCTGCAACTGATGGAAATAGTGGTGCAGCTAAGAATGCTCTCACTTACTATCACGTACTAATTGATACCGGTGGACTGAATCATATTGGCGACAAAGATAAAG ATAAAATGGAGTTAAATGGCGATTTCATGATGTCAATGACTCTACTGCTTTCTGAAGTTATTATCATTGCTATGAACGAGATGTCCTTTGAGGATCAGTTATTTTTGGACTATGTACTTGACAGATGGTCAAGCTTGTGCAGAGAGGGCCACTTAAAATGTAAGGAAATCTTTGTCATTCACAACTTTCGCTGTACTAAAAATGCTAAGGAAAGAGATGCCCTTTTTGAA AAAAGCACGACTGTTGTTTATGAAGGCGGGCATTTCCTGGACAATGGCATAAATTATTTTcgtagagaagaaagaagtagTATTGGTTTACGACATGTCTGCCTAATGCTAAACGAAGGAGACGGAAGGAATTACAATGACGAAGTGTTTACAGTACTTCGAAAATGGATCACCCATCCGAAACCTCCCTACAGCAGCCCGAGGACCTCTCTTCGTCAGGTGGCTGAGCTAATTGGCCATCACGCTACTGCTTTTCTCAGTAATATGAGATTTCTCAGCAACGTCAAAAAGATTGAAACAAACATCAGCGAAGAAGGAATACGTTATAGGCCGATAAAAGAAGTACCAGATAAGCCTGTTGTGGTAGCGAAGTTTCACGGACATATCCCGGATCGTTTCTACGGAGGCGTGGGAGGATTCAAAGCATCG GCTCCGAGTCTTGTGGCAACCTATAAGACAAAATGTGGCACATCATGCAAGCTTGTTCTACTTGAATTGCCAGGAAATCTAGAGCCAATAAATTTTCGTGTGTGTCGAAAGGTGCATCACCCCACTTCACCGGGATGCTGTGCTATTGAAGTGTcgggagagaaaaaagagccAGAAATTTTAGACATTATAAAGGCAAATTTAGCGGATGATGAGAACGCGTTCCTTCCAGCTGATAACACTTACAATAATATTGCGGATGGTGCTCCTCATGCAAATGCGTGTCTTTATGGCACCTTTCGTCAATATTTTCACTTTTCTCTCACATTTAGGGCACTGAATCCAAAAGTGATTATAGGCAAAAACGGACTCGTTATTCTTCTGTTTAAATCCGAACTCGAAAGTTCTGACGACTCTTCTGACTGA
- the LOC136185600 gene encoding uncharacterized protein isoform X1, translating to MDVIFEYIRRSPDLSSLYKLLQVFSQFGMSADDLVNLQTKIHTEKLAIAKRSIEESDELTRFRTQITRGKMERLSKTLEESEQKIKLLSAHPAVLGGIRSEWDSVVGPLMNEITNHLVLSLNLCHCLMEKSLIYEMEWEDIECQPTSRDKVHTLIWKYLSKRGPGSLEAFCNALEALMPPNTYLSRLIREKRENLMSSFVTQTDEDLCSASRTSASSNNEGSFVSAESSRSVGPFELRSPESRSYELGSSTSGSSVSEGGSESKRFYDAVLSCNVSDLCGDRGEWQVELPRGHDALKMKPLNGVTIGILGHFNRGKTWITSRLAKYDLPSQGMTSKTEGLSFKWISTTDGSSSETQNAHYHVLIDTAGSNHPIVWKDKDLRFPSKLYEDFIHSMALQLSEFIIFIMNEMTFGDELFLLYLIDRWSSLCRGDHSKCKEIFVIHNFRFSKNADERDTLFEKNVTAVYKGRYFLDPDEGINYFRRGVEDNTVGVRHVCLMLNEGEGRNYNEKVFLVLRKWITVLRRLDSGSKSLCAVAEQIALHATILLNKGFLRNVEKIRTDINIESNTLVFRPIKRAEDQPIKLVVPHPDHFYGKIKEYNPSAFVATYRTKKGQPCRFVFLEVPGSLNDIRVSQKCDHSETKPGHVVVQVTGMKTEPRLFDMLSESLDPDRNEFLPAGKADYEASKVVSSDTCVYGTFSQIFHIPFGFKIDQPRMIRMNGTLILLFRSEDDIDNDVRDTSDCAGKC from the exons ATGGACGTCATCTTTGAGTACATTCGCCGTTCGCCCGACCTAAGTTCTCTGTATAAGCTTCTTCAAGTGTTTTCGCAGTTCGGAATGAGCGCAGACGATCTCGTTAATCTTCAAACAAAGATTCACACTGAAAAGCTAGCAATAGCGAAAAGATCCATCGAAGAAAGTGATGAATTGACGCGTTTTCGGACTCAG ATTACGAGAGGAAAAATGGAACGTCTTTCGAAGACACTCGAAGAA TCTGAGCAGAAGATCAAGCTTTTGTCTGCCCATCCAGCTGTCCTTGGCGGGATCCGTAGCGAATGGGATTCCGTAGTTGGTCCACTTATGAATGAAATAACGAATCATCTTGTCTTGTCGCTGAATCTTTGTCATTGCTTGATGGAGAAGTCTCTGATTTATGAAATGGAGTGGGAGGATATTGAATGTCAGCCAACTTCTCGAGACAAAGTGCACACTTTGATTTGGAAGTATCTCTCGAAGAGAGGTCCAGGATCGTTGGAAGCGTTCTGCAATGCTTTGGAAGCTCTGATGCCGCCGAATACGTACCTTTCTCGTCTGATACGAGAAAAGCGCGAAAATCTGATGTCGTCTTTCGTCACTCAAACTGACGAAGATCTCTGTAGCGCTTCACGCACATCTGCCTCTTCTAATAACGAG GGTTCATTCGTCTCTGCGGAGTCATCCCGCTCTGTGGGGCCATTTGAGTTGAGGTCACCTGAATCAAGGTCATACGAATTGGGTTCGTCCACATCAGGATCTTCTGTTTCTGAGGGGGGATCGGAATCAAAAAGATTTTATGACGCCGTTCTTTCTTGCAACGTTAGTGATCTTTGTGGAGATCGCGGGGAGTGGCAAGTTGAGCTACCCAGAGGCCATGATGCTCTCAAAATGAAACCGCTAAACGGGGTAACAATTGGAATATTAGGTCATTTTAACCGTGGGAAGACATGGATCACGAGTCGACTAGCCAAATACGATTTACCCAGTCAAGGCATGACGTCCAAAACAGAAGGCCTCAGCTTCAAGTGGATCTCTACAACTGATGGAAGTAGTAGTGAAACTCAGAATGCTCACTATCACGTACTAATTGATACCGCTGGATCGAATCATCCTATTGTTTGGAAAGATAAAG ATTTAAGATTTCCATCAAAGTTGTATGAAgatttcattcattcaatGGCTCTACAGctttctgaatttattatttttatcaTGAACGAGATGACCTTTGGTGATGAGCTATTTTTGCTTTACCTAATTGACAGATGGTCAAGCTTGTGCAGAGGGGACCACTCAAAATGTAAGGAAATCTTTGTCATTCACAACTTtcgcttttctaaaaatgcTGACGAAAGAGATACCCTTTTTGAA AAAAACGTGACTGCTGTTTATAAAGGCAGGTATTTCCTAGACCCTGATGAGGGCATAAATTATTTTCGTAGAGGAGTTGAGGATAATACTGTTGGTGTACGACACGTCTGCCTAATGCTAAACGAAGGGGAAGGAAGGAATTACAATGAAAAAGTGTTTCTAGTACTTCGAAAATGGATTACCGTTCTGAGACGCCTTGACAGCGGCTCAAAGTCTCTTTGTGCGGTTGCTGAGCAAATTGCCCTTCACGCTACTATTTTGCTAAATAAGGGATTTCTTCGCAATGTCGAAAAGATTAGAACAGACATCAATATCGAGTCAAACACATTGGTTTTTAGACCGATAAAACGAGCAGAAGATCAGCCTATTAAGTTGGTGGTGCCTCATCCAGATCATTTCTACGGAAAAATTAAAGAATACAATCCATCG GCTTTCGTCGCAACGTACAGGACGAAAAAGGGACAGCCGTGTAggttcgtttttcttgaagTGCCAGGATCGCTAAACGATATTCGCGTATCTCAAAAATGTGACCACTCTGAAACAAAGCCTGGACATGTCGTTGTCCAAGTGACGGGAATGAAGACAGAGCCAAGGCTCTTTGACATGCTAAGCGAATCACTAGACCCTGATAGAAACGAGTTTCTTCCAGCTGGTAAAGCTGATTATGAAGCCAGTAAAGTCGTTTCTTCAGATACATGTGTCTATGGTACATTTAGTCAAATTTTCCACATCCCTTTTGGTTTTAAGATTGATCAACCGAGAATGATTCGAATGAATGGAACTCTTATTTTGCTGTTTAGATCTGAAGATGATATAGATAATGATGTTAGGGATACTAGTGATTGTGCTGGAAAATGTTAG
- the LOC136185600 gene encoding uncharacterized protein isoform X2, which yields MFSQFGMSADDLVNLQTKIHTEKLAIAKRSIEESDELTRFRTQITRGKMERLSKTLEESEQKIKLLSAHPAVLGGIRSEWDSVVGPLMNEITNHLVLSLNLCHCLMEKSLIYEMEWEDIECQPTSRDKVHTLIWKYLSKRGPGSLEAFCNALEALMPPNTYLSRLIREKRENLMSSFVTQTDEDLCSASRTSASSNNEGSFVSAESSRSVGPFELRSPESRSYELGSSTSGSSVSEGGSESKRFYDAVLSCNVSDLCGDRGEWQVELPRGHDALKMKPLNGVTIGILGHFNRGKTWITSRLAKYDLPSQGMTSKTEGLSFKWISTTDGSSSETQNAHYHVLIDTAGSNHPIVWKDKDLRFPSKLYEDFIHSMALQLSEFIIFIMNEMTFGDELFLLYLIDRWSSLCRGDHSKCKEIFVIHNFRFSKNADERDTLFEKNVTAVYKGRYFLDPDEGINYFRRGVEDNTVGVRHVCLMLNEGEGRNYNEKVFLVLRKWITVLRRLDSGSKSLCAVAEQIALHATILLNKGFLRNVEKIRTDINIESNTLVFRPIKRAEDQPIKLVVPHPDHFYGKIKEYNPSAFVATYRTKKGQPCRFVFLEVPGSLNDIRVSQKCDHSETKPGHVVVQVTGMKTEPRLFDMLSESLDPDRNEFLPAGKADYEASKVVSSDTCVYGTFSQIFHIPFGFKIDQPRMIRMNGTLILLFRSEDDIDNDVRDTSDCAGKC from the exons A TGTTTTCGCAGTTCGGAATGAGCGCAGACGATCTCGTTAATCTTCAAACAAAGATTCACACTGAAAAGCTAGCAATAGCGAAAAGATCCATCGAAGAAAGTGATGAATTGACGCGTTTTCGGACTCAG ATTACGAGAGGAAAAATGGAACGTCTTTCGAAGACACTCGAAGAA TCTGAGCAGAAGATCAAGCTTTTGTCTGCCCATCCAGCTGTCCTTGGCGGGATCCGTAGCGAATGGGATTCCGTAGTTGGTCCACTTATGAATGAAATAACGAATCATCTTGTCTTGTCGCTGAATCTTTGTCATTGCTTGATGGAGAAGTCTCTGATTTATGAAATGGAGTGGGAGGATATTGAATGTCAGCCAACTTCTCGAGACAAAGTGCACACTTTGATTTGGAAGTATCTCTCGAAGAGAGGTCCAGGATCGTTGGAAGCGTTCTGCAATGCTTTGGAAGCTCTGATGCCGCCGAATACGTACCTTTCTCGTCTGATACGAGAAAAGCGCGAAAATCTGATGTCGTCTTTCGTCACTCAAACTGACGAAGATCTCTGTAGCGCTTCACGCACATCTGCCTCTTCTAATAACGAG GGTTCATTCGTCTCTGCGGAGTCATCCCGCTCTGTGGGGCCATTTGAGTTGAGGTCACCTGAATCAAGGTCATACGAATTGGGTTCGTCCACATCAGGATCTTCTGTTTCTGAGGGGGGATCGGAATCAAAAAGATTTTATGACGCCGTTCTTTCTTGCAACGTTAGTGATCTTTGTGGAGATCGCGGGGAGTGGCAAGTTGAGCTACCCAGAGGCCATGATGCTCTCAAAATGAAACCGCTAAACGGGGTAACAATTGGAATATTAGGTCATTTTAACCGTGGGAAGACATGGATCACGAGTCGACTAGCCAAATACGATTTACCCAGTCAAGGCATGACGTCCAAAACAGAAGGCCTCAGCTTCAAGTGGATCTCTACAACTGATGGAAGTAGTAGTGAAACTCAGAATGCTCACTATCACGTACTAATTGATACCGCTGGATCGAATCATCCTATTGTTTGGAAAGATAAAG ATTTAAGATTTCCATCAAAGTTGTATGAAgatttcattcattcaatGGCTCTACAGctttctgaatttattatttttatcaTGAACGAGATGACCTTTGGTGATGAGCTATTTTTGCTTTACCTAATTGACAGATGGTCAAGCTTGTGCAGAGGGGACCACTCAAAATGTAAGGAAATCTTTGTCATTCACAACTTtcgcttttctaaaaatgcTGACGAAAGAGATACCCTTTTTGAA AAAAACGTGACTGCTGTTTATAAAGGCAGGTATTTCCTAGACCCTGATGAGGGCATAAATTATTTTCGTAGAGGAGTTGAGGATAATACTGTTGGTGTACGACACGTCTGCCTAATGCTAAACGAAGGGGAAGGAAGGAATTACAATGAAAAAGTGTTTCTAGTACTTCGAAAATGGATTACCGTTCTGAGACGCCTTGACAGCGGCTCAAAGTCTCTTTGTGCGGTTGCTGAGCAAATTGCCCTTCACGCTACTATTTTGCTAAATAAGGGATTTCTTCGCAATGTCGAAAAGATTAGAACAGACATCAATATCGAGTCAAACACATTGGTTTTTAGACCGATAAAACGAGCAGAAGATCAGCCTATTAAGTTGGTGGTGCCTCATCCAGATCATTTCTACGGAAAAATTAAAGAATACAATCCATCG GCTTTCGTCGCAACGTACAGGACGAAAAAGGGACAGCCGTGTAggttcgtttttcttgaagTGCCAGGATCGCTAAACGATATTCGCGTATCTCAAAAATGTGACCACTCTGAAACAAAGCCTGGACATGTCGTTGTCCAAGTGACGGGAATGAAGACAGAGCCAAGGCTCTTTGACATGCTAAGCGAATCACTAGACCCTGATAGAAACGAGTTTCTTCCAGCTGGTAAAGCTGATTATGAAGCCAGTAAAGTCGTTTCTTCAGATACATGTGTCTATGGTACATTTAGTCAAATTTTCCACATCCCTTTTGGTTTTAAGATTGATCAACCGAGAATGATTCGAATGAATGGAACTCTTATTTTGCTGTTTAGATCTGAAGATGATATAGATAATGATGTTAGGGATACTAGTGATTGTGCTGGAAAATGTTAG